From Chryseobacterium sp. IHB B 17019, one genomic window encodes:
- the guaA gene encoding glutamine-hydrolyzing GMP synthase produces the protein MNNGIIILDFGSQYNQLIGRRIREMGVYSEILPFNTPLETILEKQPRGIILSGGPSSVNAENAHLVTKELYEQGIPVLGICYGMQLTAHLLGGKVHKGVKGEYGKAHLDIIKESSLLKGVTQNSIVWMSHFDEVGELPAGFELNAKSGVIASISNEERKIYCVQFHPEVSHTEEGGKMLENFVFGICNAEKNWKLTNYIDKTIAEIRERVGDQKVILGLSGGVDSSVAAVLIHRAIGDQLTCIFVDTGLLRKDEGKKVMDNYGEHFHMNIKLVDASERFLTKLAGVDDPEAKRKIIGNEFIHVFDEESHKIEGAKFLAQGTIYPDVIESQSVNGPSAVIKSHHNVGGLPEEMDFELLEPLRELFKDEVRKVGEELGIPHHLVHRHPFPGPGLGIRVLGAVDADKVRILQEADDIFIEELYKNDLYEKVSQAFVVLLPVKSVGVMGDERTYEYTAVVRSANTIDFMTATWSRLPYEFLDTVSSRIINEVRGINRVAYDISSKPPATIEWE, from the coding sequence ATGAACAACGGTATTATCATATTAGATTTCGGATCACAGTACAACCAGCTTATCGGAAGAAGAATTCGAGAGATGGGTGTATATTCTGAAATTTTACCTTTCAATACACCATTAGAAACTATTTTAGAAAAACAGCCTAGAGGAATTATCCTTTCAGGTGGACCAAGTTCTGTGAATGCGGAAAACGCTCACTTGGTTACAAAAGAATTATATGAGCAGGGAATTCCGGTTTTGGGAATTTGCTACGGAATGCAGCTTACAGCACACCTTTTGGGCGGAAAAGTTCATAAAGGAGTAAAAGGAGAGTATGGAAAAGCTCATTTGGATATCATTAAAGAAAGCTCTTTGTTAAAAGGAGTTACACAAAATTCTATCGTTTGGATGAGCCACTTTGATGAGGTTGGAGAATTGCCTGCAGGTTTTGAATTAAACGCAAAATCAGGAGTAATTGCTTCGATTTCAAATGAAGAAAGAAAAATCTATTGTGTACAGTTTCACCCGGAAGTATCTCACACTGAGGAAGGTGGGAAAATGTTAGAAAATTTCGTTTTCGGAATTTGTAACGCAGAAAAAAACTGGAAACTTACCAATTATATCGATAAAACAATCGCAGAAATCCGTGAAAGAGTTGGTGACCAAAAGGTTATCCTGGGACTTTCAGGAGGGGTAGATTCTTCGGTAGCAGCGGTTTTGATTCACAGAGCGATAGGTGATCAGCTGACTTGTATCTTTGTAGATACAGGTTTGTTGAGAAAAGACGAAGGCAAAAAAGTAATGGATAATTATGGAGAACATTTCCATATGAACATTAAATTGGTTGATGCTTCAGAAAGATTTTTAACCAAATTAGCCGGAGTAGATGATCCGGAAGCAAAAAGAAAGATCATCGGAAACGAGTTTATTCACGTTTTTGATGAAGAATCCCATAAAATCGAGGGTGCTAAGTTCTTAGCTCAGGGTACAATTTATCCGGATGTTATTGAAAGTCAGTCGGTAAACGGACCGTCTGCAGTGATCAAATCTCACCATAATGTTGGCGGGCTTCCGGAAGAAATGGATTTTGAATTATTGGAGCCGCTAAGAGAATTATTCAAAGATGAGGTAAGAAAAGTTGGCGAAGAATTGGGAATTCCTCATCATTTGGTCCACAGACATCCTTTCCCTGGTCCTGGTTTGGGAATTAGAGTGTTAGGAGCCGTTGATGCCGATAAAGTGAGAATCCTTCAGGAAGCGGATGATATTTTTATCGAAGAATTATATAAAAATGATTTGTATGAGAAAGTTTCTCAGGCATTTGTAGTGCTTCTTCCGGTAAAATCTGTAGGAGTTATGGGTGATGAGAGAACATATGAATACACAGCTGTAGTTCGTTCTGCAAACACCATAGACTTCATGACAGCAACCTGGAGCAGACTTCCTTACGAGTTTTTAGATACTGTTTCAAGCAGAATTATCAACGAAGTAAGAGGAATCAACAGAGTAGCTTACGATATTTCAAGCAAACCACCTGCAACAATCGAGTGGGAATAA
- a CDS encoding NADPH-dependent FMN reductase — translation MKILAVAGSNSDASINKQLVTYAATLFENAEVEIVDMNDFEMPIYKHQREVENGVPQEAKDFAAKIDNADVLLISLSEHNGTYSTAFKNVFDWTSRIKERAVWNEVPMLLMATAPGARGGLGVLEAAEKRFPLHGGNIVDTFTLPFFNDNFDKLAQKISNEEKDSELREKIQKISAIESILEK, via the coding sequence ATGAAAATATTAGCAGTAGCAGGAAGTAATTCTGATGCATCAATCAATAAACAACTGGTAACTTACGCAGCAACATTATTTGAAAATGCGGAAGTAGAAATCGTAGATATGAATGATTTTGAAATGCCAATTTACAAGCATCAGAGAGAAGTTGAAAACGGAGTTCCGCAGGAAGCAAAAGATTTTGCAGCAAAAATAGACAATGCAGACGTTCTTTTAATCTCATTATCCGAGCATAATGGAACCTATTCTACAGCATTCAAAAATGTGTTCGACTGGACTTCAAGAATCAAAGAAAGAGCAGTCTGGAATGAAGTTCCAATGTTGTTGATGGCTACCGCTCCGGGAGCAAGAGGAGGATTAGGAGTTTTGGAAGCAGCAGAAAAACGTTTTCCATTGCACGGTGGAAATATCGTTGATACTTTTACACTTCCTTTCTTCAATGATAATTTTGACAAATTGGCTCAAAAAATTTCTAATGAAGAGAAAGACAGTGAATTAAGAGAAAAAATCCAGAAAATTTCGGCTATCGAATCTATCCTTGAAAAATAG
- a CDS encoding ABC1 kinase family protein translates to MLSKYGFKDMLARMNSGNKQVEIPNNPDEIISKGTVYERIRLVLEELGPTFVKLGQTFSNREDLLPPELIQELQKLQDKVDMVEMNVEEILENEFNISVNEYFIEIQKDPLATASIAQVYKATLIDGTEVILKIKKADVQSVIEDDLLLIKDLERLISSYSEIGEKLNLKQAISTFEKSLLEEVSLINEKENIIQFKRNFKNHKETYVPTVYEEFSNNNVLCMEFIDGIKVTDKPSLLANNIDPVHVSEVGLRLFVSQIMDFGFFHADPHAGNILIKKDGKVVFIDFGAVGKIPPNDKEVLENLIVSFVAKNPHKIVRYLKKMAISYKIPDERRFENDVEDILDFVHSSSLKDIDPQAIINKMKDVLKDNRLYMPDYFYLLFKGISLIEGVGRTINPDLDIVKSLNPLTKKIFAKKISPKNILRTGMDRMMNFTDNVDEIPKELRSVLQKLDENKFTVSSEIKNIEKTNQLIKSSIVNLILAMILGANIIATAIVFVSESGPRIGEMSLVAVLGFVFSILLIIIILLRITRK, encoded by the coding sequence GTGTTAAGTAAATACGGTTTTAAGGACATGTTGGCAAGGATGAACAGTGGAAACAAGCAGGTAGAAATTCCCAATAATCCTGATGAAATCATTTCAAAAGGAACGGTTTATGAAAGGATTCGCTTGGTTTTGGAAGAACTTGGGCCCACTTTTGTAAAGCTTGGCCAGACATTCAGCAACAGGGAAGATCTGCTTCCTCCGGAATTGATTCAGGAACTGCAGAAATTGCAGGATAAAGTGGATATGGTGGAAATGAACGTAGAAGAAATTCTGGAAAATGAATTTAATATTTCCGTTAATGAATATTTCATTGAGATTCAGAAAGATCCATTGGCAACAGCTTCGATTGCGCAGGTGTATAAAGCAACCCTGATTGATGGAACAGAAGTGATTTTAAAGATTAAAAAAGCTGATGTTCAGAGTGTTATTGAAGATGATTTGTTGTTAATTAAAGACCTTGAAAGATTGATTTCATCCTATTCGGAGATAGGCGAGAAACTGAATCTGAAGCAGGCAATTTCAACATTTGAAAAGTCTTTGCTGGAAGAAGTTTCCCTGATCAATGAAAAGGAAAATATTATACAGTTCAAACGAAATTTTAAAAATCATAAAGAAACCTACGTTCCTACAGTCTACGAAGAATTTTCCAACAATAATGTTCTTTGTATGGAATTTATTGATGGAATTAAGGTAACGGACAAACCTTCGCTTTTAGCAAATAATATTGATCCTGTGCATGTTTCTGAGGTTGGTTTAAGACTATTTGTATCTCAGATTATGGATTTCGGTTTTTTTCATGCAGATCCTCATGCCGGAAATATTTTAATTAAAAAAGACGGAAAGGTTGTTTTTATTGATTTCGGAGCTGTTGGAAAAATTCCACCAAATGACAAGGAAGTTCTTGAAAATTTAATTGTAAGTTTTGTAGCCAAGAATCCGCATAAAATTGTAAGATACCTTAAAAAAATGGCCATAAGCTACAAGATTCCCGATGAAAGAAGATTTGAAAATGATGTGGAAGATATTCTGGATTTTGTTCATAGTTCATCGCTTAAGGATATTGATCCACAGGCAATTATCAATAAAATGAAAGATGTTTTAAAAGATAACCGATTGTACATGCCGGATTATTTTTATCTTTTATTTAAAGGAATCAGCTTGATAGAAGGTGTTGGACGCACCATAAACCCTGATCTTGATATTGTAAAAAGCTTAAATCCGTTGACAAAAAAAATATTCGCTAAAAAGATTAGTCCAAAGAATATTTTAAGAACAGGAATGGATCGGATGATGAATTTTACGGATAATGTAGATGAAATCCCTAAGGAACTGCGGTCTGTTTTGCAGAAATTAGACGAAAATAAATTTACTGTTTCAAGTGAAATAAAGAATATTGAAAAGACCAATCAATTAATAAAATCGAGTATAGTTAATTTGATTTTAGCCATGATTTTAGGTGCAAACATCATTGCAACAGCTATTGTTTTTGTGTCAGAATCAGGGCCGAGAATCGGGGAGATGTCTTTGGTTGCGGTTTTAGGATTTGTATTTTCAATTTTATTGATAATCATCATTTTGTTGAGAATTACGAGGAAGTGA
- the purN gene encoding phosphoribosylglycinamide formyltransferase, whose product MKNLVILVSGSGTNLQRIIDTIDNGEIQNAKVSLVVADRECYGLERAKNHNIETVLIPRGKNFSNELGKIIPENTDLIVLAGFLSILKPEFCENWKGKIINIHPAMLPKFGGKGMWGHHVHNAVIEAKEKESGATVHFVTSGIDEGEIILQKCFEITENDTPETVAEKVHKIEYEIFPIAINRVLGNN is encoded by the coding sequence ATGAAAAACTTAGTAATACTTGTTTCAGGTTCAGGGACCAATCTTCAGAGAATTATCGATACCATTGATAATGGAGAAATCCAGAATGCAAAAGTATCTTTAGTTGTGGCTGACAGAGAATGTTACGGATTGGAAAGAGCCAAAAATCACAATATAGAAACCGTTCTGATTCCGAGAGGAAAAAATTTCAGTAACGAATTGGGTAAAATTATCCCTGAAAATACCGATTTAATCGTATTGGCAGGATTCTTATCCATTTTAAAACCTGAGTTTTGTGAAAACTGGAAAGGGAAAATAATCAATATCCACCCGGCTATGCTTCCGAAATTTGGAGGAAAAGGGATGTGGGGACATCATGTTCATAATGCTGTCATTGAAGCTAAAGAAAAAGAAAGTGGAGCAACCGTACATTTTGTGACTTCCGGAATTGATGAAGGGGAAATAATTCTTCAAAAATGTTTTGAAATTACAGAAAATGATACGCCGGAAACTGTAGCGGAAAAAGTTCACAAAATAGAATATGAAATTTTCCCAATAGCAATAAATAGAGTATTAGGAAATAATTAA
- the purM gene encoding phosphoribosylformylglycinamidine cyclo-ligase: MSNTYKSAGVDKEEGYKTVDKIKKAVGETHNSNVLNHLGSFGAFYEIGGYKNPVLVSGTDGVGTKLKVALDSKKYDSIGVDCFAMCANDILCHGAKPLFFLDYLACGKLDSEIAAEIVLGMVAACKDNNCALIGGETAEMPGMYKPGDYDVAGFCVGIVEKDQIIDGSEIKVGNKIIALPSSGFHSNGFSLVRKVFPNFEEEFEGKPLYETLLVPTRLYYKDIHKILEEVKVAGIAHITGGGLYENIPRIIGEGLCATIDASKIKIPSIMLELEKRGGVAREEMFGTFNMGVGMIVVVDAQHAEKVLHLLDDAYEIGEITAGSEKIDLKF, encoded by the coding sequence ATGAGCAACACATACAAATCAGCAGGAGTAGACAAAGAAGAAGGGTACAAAACCGTTGACAAGATCAAGAAAGCGGTCGGAGAAACGCACAACTCCAATGTATTGAATCATTTGGGGAGTTTTGGAGCTTTCTACGAAATCGGAGGATACAAAAATCCTGTTTTGGTTTCGGGAACGGATGGAGTGGGAACGAAGCTGAAAGTAGCTTTAGACTCAAAAAAATACGATTCCATTGGTGTAGATTGTTTCGCGATGTGTGCCAACGACATTCTTTGCCACGGTGCAAAGCCATTGTTCTTTTTAGATTATCTGGCTTGCGGAAAATTGGATTCTGAAATCGCTGCTGAAATCGTTTTAGGAATGGTTGCAGCTTGCAAAGACAACAATTGTGCATTGATTGGTGGTGAAACAGCCGAAATGCCGGGAATGTATAAGCCTGGAGATTATGATGTTGCAGGATTCTGCGTAGGAATTGTTGAAAAAGATCAGATTATCGACGGTTCTGAAATCAAAGTGGGTAACAAAATTATCGCGCTACCAAGTTCAGGTTTCCACTCAAACGGATTCTCTCTGGTAAGAAAAGTATTCCCGAATTTTGAAGAAGAATTTGAAGGAAAACCTTTGTATGAAACGCTTTTAGTTCCTACAAGATTATATTACAAAGACATCCACAAAATCCTTGAAGAAGTTAAAGTTGCAGGAATTGCTCATATTACAGGTGGCGGTTTATACGAAAACATTCCTAGAATTATCGGTGAAGGATTATGTGCGACAATCGATGCTTCAAAAATCAAGATTCCAAGCATTATGCTTGAATTGGAAAAAAGAGGTGGAGTAGCTCGTGAAGAAATGTTCGGAACCTTTAACATGGGTGTCGGAATGATCGTTGTTGTTGATGCACAGCATGCTGAGAAAGTTTTACACCTTTTAGATGATGCTTACGAAATCGGAGAAATTACTGCAGGAAGCGAAAAGATAGATTTAAAATTCTAA
- a CDS encoding bacteriocin-like protein, whose amino-acid sequence MKNLKKISREQLKNIAGGGIIRNCSTKCCPDDGRPRCPGLICPAVVCPQYV is encoded by the coding sequence ATGAAAAATTTAAAGAAAATCTCAAGAGAGCAATTAAAAAACATTGCAGGAGGCGGAATTATCAGAAATTGTTCAACAAAATGTTGTCCGGATGACGGAAGACCAAGATGTCCCGGATTGATCTGTCCTGCTGTGGTTTGCCCGCAATATGTTTAA
- a CDS encoding carbon-nitrogen hydrolase family protein, with translation MQIETRPLTVQDYEELVVTMKRAYPQMSEYIWSKKSIEKLTKIFPKGQICIMVDGKLAAVALSIIVNYDEFGDDHTYSDITGNYTFNTHTDTGNVLYGIEIFVDPEYRELRLGRRLYDARKELCELLNLRSIILGGRIPNYHKHSELSPREYIRRVRDKEIYDPVLSFQLSNNFLPIRVLKKYLPEDESSKENAVLLQWNNIYYSKKPNTMQDSIIRLGLVQWQMRHFKNIDAFYEQVEFFVDVMGDYKADFVLFPELFNTPLLAPFNKLSERDSMIELAKLTEEIRMKISDLAISYNVNIISGSMPVFENNDLYNVSYLLHRDGRIDEYRKIHITPNEKKYYGMKGGNEIRVFDTDCGKIGLVICYDVEFPELPRILADQGMKILFVPYLTDTQNAYMRVRHCAAARAIENECYVAIAGCVGNLPGVNNMDIQFGQAAVFTPSDFAFPSNAVKGEATPNTEMTLIVDVDLNLLKDLHHHGSVQVMKDRRKDLYETYLK, from the coding sequence ATGCAAATAGAAACAAGACCGCTGACGGTTCAGGATTATGAAGAATTGGTAGTAACAATGAAACGTGCGTATCCTCAGATGTCAGAGTATATCTGGTCTAAAAAAAGTATCGAAAAGCTCACCAAAATATTTCCAAAGGGTCAGATATGTATCATGGTAGATGGTAAACTGGCAGCCGTGGCACTCTCAATTATTGTCAATTATGACGAATTTGGAGATGATCATACGTACAGTGATATTACCGGAAATTATACTTTCAACACCCATACTGACACAGGAAATGTTTTGTATGGAATCGAAATTTTTGTCGATCCGGAATACCGCGAACTGAGATTAGGCAGAAGACTATATGATGCCCGAAAAGAATTGTGTGAATTATTAAATTTAAGATCCATTATTCTGGGAGGAAGGATCCCCAATTATCACAAACACAGTGAATTATCACCAAGAGAATACATCAGAAGAGTGCGGGATAAAGAAATTTATGATCCGGTTTTATCTTTTCAATTATCAAATAACTTCTTGCCAATCAGGGTATTAAAAAAATATTTACCCGAAGATGAATCCTCAAAAGAAAATGCCGTTTTGCTTCAATGGAACAACATTTATTACAGCAAAAAGCCAAACACTATGCAGGACAGCATCATCCGTCTCGGATTGGTGCAGTGGCAGATGAGACACTTCAAAAATATTGATGCTTTTTACGAGCAGGTAGAGTTCTTCGTAGATGTGATGGGCGATTATAAGGCAGATTTTGTCCTTTTTCCGGAACTATTCAACACACCTTTGCTGGCTCCGTTCAACAAGCTTTCAGAAAGGGACAGTATGATTGAACTGGCGAAATTAACTGAGGAAATCAGGATGAAAATCTCAGATTTAGCAATAAGCTATAACGTAAATATCATTTCAGGAAGCATGCCTGTTTTTGAAAATAATGACTTGTACAATGTAAGTTATCTCCTTCACCGTGACGGCCGAATCGATGAATACAGAAAAATCCATATCACACCCAATGAAAAAAAATACTACGGAATGAAAGGTGGCAATGAGATCAGAGTTTTCGATACCGACTGTGGAAAAATAGGTCTTGTGATCTGCTACGATGTAGAATTTCCGGAACTTCCGAGAATCCTGGCCGATCAGGGAATGAAAATTCTTTTTGTACCTTATCTTACTGATACTCAAAATGCTTATATGAGAGTTCGCCATTGTGCGGCGGCAAGAGCGATAGAAAATGAATGTTATGTAGCCATTGCAGGTTGTGTCGGAAATCTTCCAGGAGTCAATAATATGGATATCCAATTTGGTCAGGCAGCCGTTTTTACGCCGTCTGATTTCGCTTTTCCATCCAATGCAGTGAAGGGGGAAGCAACACCGAACACGGAAATGACATTAATTGTCGATGTAGATTTGAATTTATTAAAAGATCTTCACCATCATGGCTCTGTCCAGGTAATGAAAGACAGAAGAAAAGATTTGTACGAAACATATTTAAAATAA
- the purD gene encoding phosphoribosylamine--glycine ligase, with amino-acid sequence MRILIIGEGGRESALAAKLQNDPRISKMFFANGNATTDVIGKNVHLSEIKELRDFAIKEKVDLTIVGPEAPLVAGLKDEFKKHDLKVFGPTQKVASLEGSKAFSKKFMQTYDIKTAKAVVFDSYNEAKEYVQTQEYPLVIKASGLAGGKGVVICDTVEEAEATIHDFMIRRIYGDAGIRLVIEEYLQGFEASIIAFSNGEKLFPCIAAKDYKKAGNGDTGPNTGGMGSVAPSPEFTAEHQADFEKNILEPTIAGLKGEGFSFKGIIFFGLMVTKNGTYLLEYNMRFGDPETQVLMALMENNLLDVIQDCMDGKDIELKFKDEKAVCLVMCSGGYPRNIETGFEIVGEDKMKHSKLLYAGAVKKGDKVVSNGGRVLNIVATGATYDDARKKVYEDASHVHFDYGFYREDIGKF; translated from the coding sequence ATGAGAATATTAATCATAGGTGAAGGTGGAAGAGAATCTGCTTTGGCAGCAAAACTTCAGAATGACCCAAGAATTTCTAAAATGTTTTTCGCCAACGGAAATGCTACCACTGATGTAATCGGAAAAAATGTTCATTTATCAGAGATTAAAGAACTTAGAGATTTTGCGATCAAAGAAAAAGTAGATTTGACTATCGTTGGTCCTGAAGCTCCGCTTGTTGCAGGCTTAAAGGATGAATTCAAAAAGCATGATCTTAAAGTTTTTGGCCCAACTCAGAAAGTAGCAAGCTTGGAAGGAAGTAAGGCTTTCTCCAAAAAATTTATGCAGACCTATGATATCAAAACGGCAAAAGCTGTAGTTTTTGATTCATATAACGAAGCTAAAGAATATGTTCAGACACAGGAATATCCTTTGGTAATCAAGGCTAGCGGTTTGGCCGGTGGAAAAGGTGTTGTCATCTGCGATACTGTGGAAGAAGCTGAGGCTACGATCCATGATTTCATGATTAGAAGAATCTATGGAGACGCCGGAATCCGTTTAGTTATCGAAGAATATTTGCAAGGTTTTGAAGCTTCAATTATTGCTTTCTCAAACGGTGAAAAACTGTTCCCATGTATTGCTGCCAAAGATTATAAAAAAGCAGGAAACGGTGATACAGGACCAAATACAGGAGGTATGGGTTCAGTGGCTCCAAGCCCGGAATTTACAGCGGAACATCAGGCTGATTTCGAGAAAAATATTTTAGAACCTACTATTGCAGGTCTTAAAGGGGAAGGTTTCAGCTTTAAAGGAATCATTTTCTTCGGATTAATGGTTACTAAAAACGGAACTTACCTTCTGGAATATAACATGAGATTTGGAGATCCTGAAACTCAGGTATTAATGGCCTTAATGGAAAACAATCTTCTTGATGTGATCCAGGATTGTATGGACGGAAAAGATATCGAACTTAAGTTTAAAGATGAAAAAGCTGTTTGTCTGGTAATGTGTTCGGGAGGTTATCCAAGAAACATTGAGACAGGTTTTGAAATCGTAGGCGAGGACAAAATGAAACATAGTAAACTATTATATGCCGGAGCTGTCAAAAAAGGCGATAAAGTGGTTTCCAACGGTGGTAGAGTTCTAAACATCGTGGCTACGGGAGCGACTTACGACGATGCCCGCAAGAAAGTTTACGAAGATGCAAGTCATGTACATTTCGATTACGGCTTCTACAGAGAAGACATCGGAAAGTTTTAA
- the purH gene encoding bifunctional phosphoribosylaminoimidazolecarboxamide formyltransferase/IMP cyclohydrolase: MSKKRVLISVSDKSGLIEFAQFLEAQNYELISTGGTFKHLKEAGLNPIQIDEVTDFPEMLDGRVKTLHPKVHGGLLAVRSNEEHMKTVQEHEIGLIDMVIVNLYPFFENVNKDISLHEKVEFIDIGGPSMLRSAAKNFDSVTVITDVEDYATVKIEMEQNGDTYIETRKKLAGKVFNLTSAYDAAISRMLLEEDYPTYLNASYKKVSDLRYGENPHQTAAYYVSTFENGAMKDFEQLGGKELSFNNLRDMDLCWKVVNEFKEEMACCAVKHSTPCGVAIGTSALETYQKTFECDPVSIFGGIVATNYKVDAATAEELNKTFLEIVMAPEFDEDALEILRKKKNLRIIKIVNPVSDKQTWVKVDGGILVQDNDSIFSDDIKVVTETQPTEEQKKALLFSQRVVKYVKSNAIVVSNGIQAFGIGGGQVNRIWATQQAIERAKEKFSGDLVLASDAFFPFRDVVDFCAQEGITAIIQPGGSVKDQDSIEAANEHKIPMMFTGVRHFFH; encoded by the coding sequence ATGAGTAAAAAGAGAGTTTTAATCAGTGTTTCTGACAAAAGCGGCTTAATCGAGTTCGCGCAGTTTCTGGAAGCCCAAAACTATGAATTAATTTCTACGGGAGGGACGTTCAAACATTTGAAAGAAGCTGGTTTAAATCCAATTCAGATTGATGAGGTAACCGATTTCCCTGAAATGCTGGACGGAAGAGTGAAGACATTACACCCGAAAGTTCACGGTGGATTGTTGGCGGTTCGTTCAAATGAAGAACACATGAAAACGGTTCAGGAACACGAAATTGGACTGATCGACATGGTGATCGTGAATCTTTATCCTTTCTTTGAAAACGTGAACAAAGACATTTCTCTTCACGAAAAGGTAGAATTCATCGACATCGGGGGGCCTTCAATGCTTCGTTCTGCAGCTAAGAATTTTGATTCTGTAACGGTAATTACTGATGTTGAAGATTATGCAACTGTAAAAATCGAAATGGAGCAAAACGGTGACACGTATATTGAAACACGTAAAAAGCTTGCAGGAAAAGTATTCAACCTTACTTCAGCGTATGACGCGGCGATTTCAAGAATGCTTTTGGAAGAAGATTATCCTACTTATTTAAATGCATCTTACAAAAAAGTATCTGACCTTAGATATGGTGAAAACCCGCATCAGACGGCAGCTTACTATGTTTCTACTTTCGAGAACGGTGCCATGAAAGATTTCGAACAGTTGGGAGGTAAAGAATTGTCTTTCAACAACCTTCGTGATATGGATCTTTGTTGGAAAGTGGTAAACGAATTCAAAGAAGAAATGGCTTGTTGTGCCGTAAAACACTCTACACCTTGTGGAGTTGCGATCGGAACTTCAGCGTTGGAAACGTATCAAAAAACTTTCGAGTGTGATCCGGTTTCTATTTTTGGAGGAATTGTTGCTACAAATTACAAGGTTGATGCTGCAACAGCCGAAGAATTAAACAAAACTTTCCTTGAAATCGTAATGGCTCCTGAATTTGATGAGGATGCTTTGGAAATTTTAAGAAAAAAGAAAAATTTAAGAATTATAAAAATCGTAAACCCGGTTTCCGACAAGCAAACTTGGGTAAAAGTTGACGGTGGAATATTAGTTCAGGACAACGACAGTATTTTCTCAGACGATATTAAGGTTGTAACTGAAACTCAGCCGACAGAAGAGCAGAAAAAAGCATTACTTTTCTCTCAGAGAGTGGTGAAATATGTGAAATCAAACGCAATTGTTGTTTCAAACGGAATCCAGGCTTTCGGAATCGGAGGCGGACAGGTGAACAGAATCTGGGCAACTCAACAGGCGATCGAAAGAGCAAAAGAAAAGTTCTCAGGAGATCTTGTATTGGCTTCTGACGCATTTTTCCCTTTCCGTGACGTGGTAGATTTCTGCGCTCAGGAAGGAATCACAGCGATTATTCAGCCGGGAGGAAGTGTAAAAGATCAGGACAGCATCGAAGCGGCAAACGAGCACAAAATCCCGATGATGTTTACTGGAGTTAGACACTTTTTCCACTAA